A single region of the Gadus morhua chromosome 5, gadMor3.0, whole genome shotgun sequence genome encodes:
- the LOC115543782 gene encoding alcohol dehydrogenase 1 isoform X1 produces MATVGKVIKCKAAVAWEANKPLVIEEIEVDVPHANEIRIKIIATGVCHTDLYHLFEGKHKDGFPVVLGHEGAGIVESVGPGVTEFQPGEKVIPLFISQCGECRFCQSPKTNQCVKGWANESPDVMSPKETRFTCKGRKVLQFLGTSTFSQYTVVNQIAVAKIDPSAPLDTVCLLGCGVCTGFGAAVNTAKVEPGSTCAVFGLGAVGLAAVMGCHSAGAKRIIAVDLNPDKFEKAKVFGATDFVNPNDHSEPISQVLSKMTNGGVDFSLECVGNVGVMRNALESCLKGWGVSVLVGWTDLHDVATRPIQLIAGRTWKGSMFGGFKGKDGVPKMVKAYLDKKVKLDEFITHRMPLESVNDAIDLMKHGKCIRTVLSLE; encoded by the exons ATGGCAACTGTAGGAAAG GTTATTAAGTGTAAGGCTGCTGTGGCCTGGGAGGCCAACAAGCCTTTGGTGATCGAAGAGATAGAAGTCGATGTTCCCCATGCCAATGAAATACGCATCAAG ATCATTGCCACAGGAGTGTGCCACACGGACCTCTACCACCTTTTTGAGGGAAAACACAAAGACGGCTTTCCTGTAGTCCTTGGACATGAGGGCGCTGGCATTGTGGAGAGTGTTGGACCCGGGGTCACAGAATTTCAACCAG GAGAAAAGGTGAtacctctcttcatctcccaaTGCGGGGAATGCCGTTTTTGCCAAAGTCCGAAAACCAACCAATGTGTGAAGGGATG GGCCAATGAGAGTCCTGATGTAATGTCACCTAAAGAAACCAGGTTCACCTGTAAAGGTCGAAAAGTTTTGCAGTTCCTGGGGACCAGTACCTTCTCCCAGTACACTGTGGTCAACCAGATAGCTGTGGCCAAGATAGACCCTTCAGCACCGCTTGACACCGTCTGTCTTCTTGGCTGTGGTGTGTGTACTGGATTTGGAGCTGCTGTCAACACTGCTAAG GTAGAGCCAGGATCCACTTGTGCCGTCTTCGGCCTTGGGGCGGTCGGCCTGGCTGCTGTGATGGGCTGTCACTCTGCTGGGGCCAAGAGGATCATCGCTGTTGACTTGAACCCGGACAAGTTTGAGAAGGCCAAGGTGTTTGGGGCGACCGACTTTGTGAACCCTAATGACCACAGTGAGCCCATCAGCCAAGTGCTGTCAAAGATGACCAATGGAGGCGTGGATTTCTCTCTGGAATGTGTGGGGAATGTTGGAGTCATG AGGAATGCACTGGAATCCTGCCTGAAGGGATGGGGTGTCAGTGTGCTGGTCGGCTGGACAGACCTGCATGATGTCGCTACCAGACCCATCCAGCTCATAGCTGGACGCACATGGAAGGGTTCCATGTTCGGAG GCTTCAAGGGTAAAGATGGTGTGCCGAAGATGGTAAAGGCCTACCTGGATAAGAAGGTGAAGCTGGATGAATTCATAACCCACAGAATGCCCCTGGAGTCGGTCAATGATGCCATCGACCTTATGAAGCACGGAAAATG TATCCGCACCGTCTTGAGTCTTGAGTGA
- the LOC115543782 gene encoding alcohol dehydrogenase 1 isoform X2 — protein sequence MATVGKVIKCKAAVAWEANKPLVIEEIEVDVPHANEIRIKIIATGVCHTDLYHLFEGKHKDGFPVVLGHEGAGIVESVGPGVTEFQPGEKVIPLFISQCGECRFCQSPKTNQCVKGWANESPDVMSPKETRFTCKGRKVLQFLGTSTFSQYTVVNQIAVAKIDPSAPLDTVCLLGCGVCTGFGAAVNTAKVEPGSTCAVFGLGAVGLAAVMGCHSAGAKRIIAVDLNPDKFEKAKVFGATDFVNPNDHSEPISQVLSKMTNGGVDFSLECVGNVGVMRNALESCLKGWGVSVLVGWTDLHDVATRPIQLIAGRTWKGSMFGGFKGKDGVPKMVKAYLDKKVKLDEFITHRMPLESVNDAIDLMKHGKCIRTVLSLE from the exons GTTATTAAGTGTAAGGCTGCTGTGGCCTGGGAGGCCAACAAGCCTTTGGTGATCGAAGAGATAGAAGTCGATGTTCCCCATGCCAATGAAATACGCATCAAG ATCATTGCCACAGGAGTGTGCCACACGGACCTCTACCACCTTTTTGAGGGAAAACACAAAGACGGCTTTCCTGTAGTCCTTGGACATGAGGGCGCTGGCATTGTGGAGAGTGTTGGACCCGGGGTCACAGAATTTCAACCAG GAGAAAAGGTGAtacctctcttcatctcccaaTGCGGGGAATGCCGTTTTTGCCAAAGTCCGAAAACCAACCAATGTGTGAAGGGATG GGCCAATGAGAGTCCTGATGTAATGTCACCTAAAGAAACCAGGTTCACCTGTAAAGGTCGAAAAGTTTTGCAGTTCCTGGGGACCAGTACCTTCTCCCAGTACACTGTGGTCAACCAGATAGCTGTGGCCAAGATAGACCCTTCAGCACCGCTTGACACCGTCTGTCTTCTTGGCTGTGGTGTGTGTACTGGATTTGGAGCTGCTGTCAACACTGCTAAG GTAGAGCCAGGATCCACTTGTGCCGTCTTCGGCCTTGGGGCGGTCGGCCTGGCTGCTGTGATGGGCTGTCACTCTGCTGGGGCCAAGAGGATCATCGCTGTTGACTTGAACCCGGACAAGTTTGAGAAGGCCAAGGTGTTTGGGGCGACCGACTTTGTGAACCCTAATGACCACAGTGAGCCCATCAGCCAAGTGCTGTCAAAGATGACCAATGGAGGCGTGGATTTCTCTCTGGAATGTGTGGGGAATGTTGGAGTCATG AGGAATGCACTGGAATCCTGCCTGAAGGGATGGGGTGTCAGTGTGCTGGTCGGCTGGACAGACCTGCATGATGTCGCTACCAGACCCATCCAGCTCATAGCTGGACGCACATGGAAGGGTTCCATGTTCGGAG GCTTCAAGGGTAAAGATGGTGTGCCGAAGATGGTAAAGGCCTACCTGGATAAGAAGGTGAAGCTGGATGAATTCATAACCCACAGAATGCCCCTGGAGTCGGTCAATGATGCCATCGACCTTATGAAGCACGGAAAATG TATCCGCACCGTCTTGAGTCTTGAGTGA
- the LOC115543782 gene encoding alcohol dehydrogenase 1 isoform X3 yields MATVGKVIKCKAAVAWEANKPLVIEEIEVDVPHANEIRIKIIATGVCHTDLYHLFEGKHKDGFPVVLGHEGAGIVESVGPGVTEFQPGEKVIPLFISQCGECRFCQSPKTNQCVKGWANESPDVMSPKETRFTCKGRKVLQFLGTSTFSQYTVVNQIAVAKIDPSAPLDTVCLLGCGVCTGFGAAVNTAKVEPGSTCAVFGLGAVGLAAVMGCHSAGAKRIIAVDLNPDKFEKAKVFGATDFVNPNDHSEPISQVLSKMTNGGVDFSLECVGNVGVMRNALESCLKGWGVSVLVGWTDLHDVATRPIQLIAGRTWKGSMFGGFKGKDGVPKIHRMPLESVNDAIDLMKHGKCIRTVLSLE; encoded by the exons ATGGCAACTGTAGGAAAG GTTATTAAGTGTAAGGCTGCTGTGGCCTGGGAGGCCAACAAGCCTTTGGTGATCGAAGAGATAGAAGTCGATGTTCCCCATGCCAATGAAATACGCATCAAG ATCATTGCCACAGGAGTGTGCCACACGGACCTCTACCACCTTTTTGAGGGAAAACACAAAGACGGCTTTCCTGTAGTCCTTGGACATGAGGGCGCTGGCATTGTGGAGAGTGTTGGACCCGGGGTCACAGAATTTCAACCAG GAGAAAAGGTGAtacctctcttcatctcccaaTGCGGGGAATGCCGTTTTTGCCAAAGTCCGAAAACCAACCAATGTGTGAAGGGATG GGCCAATGAGAGTCCTGATGTAATGTCACCTAAAGAAACCAGGTTCACCTGTAAAGGTCGAAAAGTTTTGCAGTTCCTGGGGACCAGTACCTTCTCCCAGTACACTGTGGTCAACCAGATAGCTGTGGCCAAGATAGACCCTTCAGCACCGCTTGACACCGTCTGTCTTCTTGGCTGTGGTGTGTGTACTGGATTTGGAGCTGCTGTCAACACTGCTAAG GTAGAGCCAGGATCCACTTGTGCCGTCTTCGGCCTTGGGGCGGTCGGCCTGGCTGCTGTGATGGGCTGTCACTCTGCTGGGGCCAAGAGGATCATCGCTGTTGACTTGAACCCGGACAAGTTTGAGAAGGCCAAGGTGTTTGGGGCGACCGACTTTGTGAACCCTAATGACCACAGTGAGCCCATCAGCCAAGTGCTGTCAAAGATGACCAATGGAGGCGTGGATTTCTCTCTGGAATGTGTGGGGAATGTTGGAGTCATG AGGAATGCACTGGAATCCTGCCTGAAGGGATGGGGTGTCAGTGTGCTGGTCGGCTGGACAGACCTGCATGATGTCGCTACCAGACCCATCCAGCTCATAGCTGGACGCACATGGAAGGGTTCCATGTTCGGAG GCTTCAAGGGTAAAGATGGTGTGCCGAAGAT CCACAGAATGCCCCTGGAGTCGGTCAATGATGCCATCGACCTTATGAAGCACGGAAAATG TATCCGCACCGTCTTGAGTCTTGAGTGA
- the LOC115543782 gene encoding alcohol dehydrogenase 1 isoform X4 → MNIIATGVCHTDLYHLFEGKHKDGFPVVLGHEGAGIVESVGPGVTEFQPGEKVIPLFISQCGECRFCQSPKTNQCVKGWANESPDVMSPKETRFTCKGRKVLQFLGTSTFSQYTVVNQIAVAKIDPSAPLDTVCLLGCGVCTGFGAAVNTAKVEPGSTCAVFGLGAVGLAAVMGCHSAGAKRIIAVDLNPDKFEKAKVFGATDFVNPNDHSEPISQVLSKMTNGGVDFSLECVGNVGVMRNALESCLKGWGVSVLVGWTDLHDVATRPIQLIAGRTWKGSMFGGFKGKDGVPKMVKAYLDKKVKLDEFITHRMPLESVNDAIDLMKHGKCIRTVLSLE, encoded by the exons atgaac ATCATTGCCACAGGAGTGTGCCACACGGACCTCTACCACCTTTTTGAGGGAAAACACAAAGACGGCTTTCCTGTAGTCCTTGGACATGAGGGCGCTGGCATTGTGGAGAGTGTTGGACCCGGGGTCACAGAATTTCAACCAG GAGAAAAGGTGAtacctctcttcatctcccaaTGCGGGGAATGCCGTTTTTGCCAAAGTCCGAAAACCAACCAATGTGTGAAGGGATG GGCCAATGAGAGTCCTGATGTAATGTCACCTAAAGAAACCAGGTTCACCTGTAAAGGTCGAAAAGTTTTGCAGTTCCTGGGGACCAGTACCTTCTCCCAGTACACTGTGGTCAACCAGATAGCTGTGGCCAAGATAGACCCTTCAGCACCGCTTGACACCGTCTGTCTTCTTGGCTGTGGTGTGTGTACTGGATTTGGAGCTGCTGTCAACACTGCTAAG GTAGAGCCAGGATCCACTTGTGCCGTCTTCGGCCTTGGGGCGGTCGGCCTGGCTGCTGTGATGGGCTGTCACTCTGCTGGGGCCAAGAGGATCATCGCTGTTGACTTGAACCCGGACAAGTTTGAGAAGGCCAAGGTGTTTGGGGCGACCGACTTTGTGAACCCTAATGACCACAGTGAGCCCATCAGCCAAGTGCTGTCAAAGATGACCAATGGAGGCGTGGATTTCTCTCTGGAATGTGTGGGGAATGTTGGAGTCATG AGGAATGCACTGGAATCCTGCCTGAAGGGATGGGGTGTCAGTGTGCTGGTCGGCTGGACAGACCTGCATGATGTCGCTACCAGACCCATCCAGCTCATAGCTGGACGCACATGGAAGGGTTCCATGTTCGGAG GCTTCAAGGGTAAAGATGGTGTGCCGAAGATGGTAAAGGCCTACCTGGATAAGAAGGTGAAGCTGGATGAATTCATAACCCACAGAATGCCCCTGGAGTCGGTCAATGATGCCATCGACCTTATGAAGCACGGAAAATG TATCCGCACCGTCTTGAGTCTTGAGTGA